The Aestuariibaculum lutulentum genome segment GCAAAGATACTTTACACTTAACCGAACGTGAAATCGATTTAGAAAACAGTGTAAACTTTAGAGATTTAGGAGGTATTCCAACCCAAGATGGCAAACACACAAAATGGGGCTTAATTTATCGTTCTGGCGAATTATCAGATCTTACAAACGAAGATTTAGCCTACATGAGCACTATCGATATTAAATCCATTTTGGATTTTAGAACCAACGAAGAAATCGAAGAAAAACCAGACATGTATCCTAATGGTGTGCAATGGTTTCATGTGCCTGTTGGAAATATGGGAAATGGCAATATGAAAGAAATGTTTGGAAAACTGAGAGAGGCCAATCCTGAAACGTTTGACGGCGGTAAACTTATGGAAGACATTTCAGAAGATTTATTAAAAAGTAAAGACGCCTTTAAAACCCTTTTCAGTGATTTACTAAATAACGACAGAACACCGTTATTATTCCACTGTACCGCAGGTAAAGACCGAACAGGACATGCCTCAGCTTTAATTTTAACGGCTTTAGGTGTTGATGAAGAAACCATTTATAATGAGTACACGTTATCAAACTACTTTAGATATGATAACAACGAAGAAACCATTAAAAAGGCTGCAAAATTCTACGGTATCGACCAGAGAATTTTAAGACCAATGATGAGCGTTAGACGTTCATATTTACAAACAGGTATGGATATCTTAAAAGCCGAATATGGCTCTGTACAAAACTATCTTGAAACCGAAATAGGACTGGATTCTACCGCCATTTCTAAATTGAGAAATAAGTTCTTAGAATAAAACTAACTATAGGTTGAATCGGGATTTGAAAAGATTGAATCTCCGCAACCGAAAGCAATTTGAGTTAGTCATTTTCATTTTGTTAAAAAGCCACAATTTTTATTGTGGCTTTTGTTGTTTTTAAGTGTAAAACAATAAATTCAGCTTAAATCAAATATTTCCTTTTAATTACTGCATCCTTTATAAATTCTATTATATATTTGATATGCATTGACTATTGAAAGGCTTATTCGTAACTTTATTAAAAGCCAATTTGCAGGAGATTTAAAATGAGTTCAACACCTAAAAACATATTACAGGACAATTTTGGTAGAGACCACGCCTATTTACGTATTTCACTAATAGAGCGCTGTAATTTACGTTGTTCGTATTGTATGCCGGAAGAAGGTGTGCCTCTGTCTCCTAAAAGCCATTTAATGACTTACGAGGAAATCTACGAGATTGCTAAAACCTTTGTAAAGCATGGAGTCTCTAAAATCAGACTGACAGGTGGAGAACCTTTGGTTAGAAAAGATTTCCCAGTAGTATTAGAAAAACTGGCGTCGTTACCTGTAGAACTTTCCATAACATCTAATGCTGTTATTATTGATAAGTTTATTGAAGTTTTAAAGACTAATAATGTAAAAAGTTTAAATATTAGTTTAGACTCTTTAAATCGAGATAAATTCAAAGAAATTACACGTCGAGATAACTTTGAAAAAGTCTACAATAATATTTTACTTTTGGTTAAAGAAGGTTTTAAAGTTAAACTGAATGTCGTTTTAATGAAAGACTTTAACGACAATGAAGTTATCGATTTTATTAATTTCACGAAGACCTTACCTATTACTGTTCGGTTTATAGAATTTATGCCTTTTGATGGTAATAAATGGGATATGAGTAAAATGGTATCTTACAGCGATATTATGAATATTGTTTATGATTCTTTTGATGAAACTCAAGTAGAACGTTTAAAGGACGCTCCTAACGATACCTCTAAAAACTATAGAATAAAAGGATATACTGGTAGTTTTGCCATTATTAGTTCGGTTACCAATCCGTTTTGTGATTCTTGCAACCGACTGCGTTTAACAGCTAACGGACAATTAAAAAATTGTTTGTTTTCGGCTACTGAATCTGATATTTTAGGAAACCTTCGAGCCGGAAACTCCATAGAGCCAATTATTGAGAAAGCTGTAAAAGCAAAATTTAAAGTGCGTGGCGGTATGAATACTTTAGAAAAACTCCAGGAACCAGAACGCCACAATAAAAACCGAAGTATGATAACTATTGGCGGGTAGTACAGATTTCTTTAAAAAGAAACAAGGAAGCCAAAAATGACTTCCTCGAAAAAGGGTTAAAATTTGGTACCTAAACCAAATGTTGAGAGAGTAACCCCCAATACACTAACTTGTTTCCATGATGAATTTCTTCACCTTTTTCTGGTATAAATATGCCTTCTTTTCTACTAATTCATGAAACATATTTACACAAACATCAACCACTTTATTAATCCAAATCGATTCTTCTGTTTTCCCACTCAATTCTTCTGTTACATCGTACTCAATAATATCCCCGAAGTTGGTAATTTGGTTTAGTTTAGTTAGTTGAGAGACTTTAAGCTCTTCGGGGATATTAATATTTTGAGATACAAAAATTATATTTTTAACACTGTACTTTTCGTTTAATAATTTCTCATGAGATTGTTTTGTGACCACCACCCTATCAGCAAGTTGCATGAATCTATTTAATTGTCTAACCAAAAACTTTGTGATAGATTTAAATGTATCTTCATTATAAATCTCGTGCCAAACCACAACATTTGGTATTTTCTTTAGCTTACATACAAAGGGTAATAACATTCCTAAAGCATTAGCTATTTTATTGTCTCCAAACATAGACTTCTTAAAATCGAACAATACAGCGTCTGGTTTAGTTTCTTTTATTGCCCTGTTTATTGAAAAAACATTAGTCAAACTATTTAAAAACCAACACTCCTTCACCTGTATTTTACATCCCGATTCCGTAAAAAACAACCCTTCCTTTCCAAATCGTTTATTGGTTAATAATACAATTTCCGAAATCAATTCGTTTTGCCTGAAACGTTTAATTAAATGATAAGCATAATTACCTAAAGCATCCTTGCCTATCGGGTAATTTGTTATTATTGCTATTCTCATTAAACTTCTGGATTTTGTATATAACAAATGTGTCTTTTTATTACTTAAAAACGAGGATATCTTAGCCGGAATTCCTGTTACTATAGACGAATGGTAATTTTGTTTAGTTGAATAAAAATCTATAAGTGTAGAATAGACATATATATTTAAAATACCCCCCTAAATTAAAAAAGGCAAAAACGAAAGTTTCTGCCTTTTCAAATAGAAGTTTTGCTATTAATCATTCAAACATAAACGTTCCTCTATTTTATTGTCGTATGGCCTACCAAACCATACGCTAACACATTATTCGGTAAATAACACAACTTAAAAAAATATGAAAAGTTAAAACACTTAAAAATAACCCTAACATTGTTATTTACCTGTAGCAAATATAAATACGAATAGAAGGATATCTGCACCTTTTTCGCCGAATGCCATTAAAAGTGTAGATGAATGGAAGTAATCGAATGTTAAGTAGTTATAGCAGATTTAGCCTATTCATCAACTCAGGACGGTTTGAACGACTTACTGGTACCACGTCTTTCTTTATAAGCACACTATTATCCTCAATATCAACAATTTCATCAACATTAATAATATACGAACGGTGCACTTTTAAAAATAAATCGGTCGGTAATTTTTCTTCAATCTTTTTTAAGGTTGAATGTACCGTATAGTTTTTGGTTTGGGTCTTTATATTTATATAATCCCCTTTAGCTTCAATAAGGTAAATACTGGGAATGTCAATCTTTATTAAGCGTCTGTCAATATTCACATAAAGATCGTTATCGGAAGCTGTTTGCTCTTTGGATTCTGATTCTACCGCAGCATCCTGTTTTAATTCTGTTTTTTTTGCCTTTAAAACAGCTTTTTCAAAACGTACAGGTAATACCGGTTTTACAAGATAATCAACTATACAATCGTATTCAAAGGCATCAATGGCAAACTTAGAATCCGATGTGGTTAAAATAATTTTAGGTGGATTTTTCAATGTTTGAATAAAATCGAACCCTGTAAAATCGGGCATGTGGATATCAAGAAAAATCAAATCAACCTTATTTTGGTTTAAATATTTCATAGCCTGAATTGCATTCGGAAACTCTTCCAGAACAGTTAAATCTTCTGTTTTAGAACACAATTGGCTAATTATAGCTCTTGCTGTTTCTTCATCATCAATAATAATACAATTCATAAAACTCGATTATAATGTTTTAAGGTAATTGGTTAGGTTCATTAAAATAGCTTCAAACTCAGTATGCAAATTCGCATTACCTTCTCTCAAATTATCCTCGAATGCAACCGCTGTGTGATAATTTTTTTCGAGGCCCAAAATAAGGATTTTATGTTTAAGTTTATGGACATTATCTGCTGCTTTCTGGTATTCTTCCGACTTTAAATTATATTGAAACGTTGCTATTTCTTCAGGCAATTCTCGTTTAATGATATTTATAATCTTGTGTTCGAAAGCCTTATCGCCTCCAGACATACTTTGAATGTATGACATATTAGGCTGTTCCATTAGTTCCTTTTTTTAATGTAAAGAAAAATGTAGTGCCTTTATTAGGCTTACTTTCTAACCAAATTTTACCATGGTGCAGTTCAACAATTTTTTGTACAATAGACAATCCAATACCCGTTGAATCATGACTCTTTTTTAAAGCGTGAAAAACCTTAAAAATTTTCTCATGAAACTTTTTATCGATACCCATTCCGTTATCCTGAACTGAAAATTGATAGGCCTCGTCTAACTCTTCAAAAGAAATATAAATAAACCCTTTTTCTTTATCTATAAACTTAATAGCGTTGCTTATTAAATTCTGAAATAACTGCTGTATTTTAGTTTTATGTCCGAAAACTACAGGTAGAGGCTTTAAAATATAAACTGTTATGTGTTCTGGAATGAATAGTATCTCAATTAAATCCTGAACAACTTCCTGAACATTAACGGGCTCTTTTTCGTTTTCATAAAACCCGACACTTGAATAGGCAAGCACATCGGATATTAATTGCTCCATGCGCTCTAAAGTAGTTTCTATTAAACCTAAATTCTGAACGGTGGGCGCATCTAATTTCCCTTTGTTATCATCTTTAATCCAACTCACCAAAGCATTTATACTACGCAAAGGCGACTTTAAATCGTGAGATACAATATGTGCATATTCCTGTAATTCGTTATTACTTCGCTCTAAAGCCCCCAGAAGATCTACCTTTTCGCGCTCTAAACTTTTTACATGGGTTATATCTAAATGAATACCGATAGTTCCTATCATGTTGCCGTTACTATCAAAATTTGGCGCAACACTAACTAACCAATCGCGTTCTTCACCACGTTTGGTAATCATTTTTATTTCATAGGAATCGGTTAAACCCTGATCTCGATTTCCGCGTTTTTCTTCAAAGAATTCCTGATCAAATCTAAATAAGTTTTTAGCATCTGAACCTATAAGTTCTTCGGCCGAATACCCTGACATTCGCAAGAAGTTTTCGTTGGCAACAATAATATGATCTTTTAAATCGACTTCTACCAAACCCAGATTCATTTTTGTAATGACGTTTCTGTACTTTAAACGTTCCTGATCCAGAGTTTCTCTGTACTGACGCCTTACCGTAAAATCTTTATACGTCCATAAATGCCCCTTCAGCTCACCATTTCTGAAAACCGGAACATAATCGCGTTCAAAAACACGACCATCAACCATCTCAAGTTCTTCTCCAGTAACTACTTCTCTATTATAAATTATAGTATTGATTCTATTTACAAAAGCTTCAGGTTCTTTAAACAAATACTTTGCCTCTTCGGCAGCGTTTCTGCAATCTACACCAACAAGTTCTTCTGGTTGTAATGGAATTTTAAAAAATTCACAGAACTTATTATTGGTAACGATAATGCTTCTGTTTTCATCTTCTAATAAAATACCTTTGTCAAGATTTAGTATTACCGTTGCCAGTCGGTCTTCAGATTCCCTTAGTTTTTCTTCTGCTTCCTTGCTTTTTGTAATTTCTCTAATAATACCTTGTGCTGCTACAGGGCTACCATTTTCATAAAGTATATTGCCATTAATCTGAACAATTTTATATTGCTGTAACGGGGTTTTAATCTTTAATTCGAAATTAGTAATTATCCCCT includes the following:
- a CDS encoding tyrosine-protein phosphatase, which translates into the protein MINKKHIKGLLSVASIAVFAACAEYTKPERPEYTLNEVIYVDKLPEKDYQLTLRSKGNWNVYSGNSFETINWKAPVTLSNENKIITIKNSTPNQRLAFAAVNGKDTLHLTEREIDLENSVNFRDLGGIPTQDGKHTKWGLIYRSGELSDLTNEDLAYMSTIDIKSILDFRTNEEIEEKPDMYPNGVQWFHVPVGNMGNGNMKEMFGKLREANPETFDGGKLMEDISEDLLKSKDAFKTLFSDLLNNDRTPLLFHCTAGKDRTGHASALILTALGVDEETIYNEYTLSNYFRYDNNEETIKKAAKFYGIDQRILRPMMSVRRSYLQTGMDILKAEYGSVQNYLETEIGLDSTAISKLRNKFLE
- the moaA gene encoding GTP 3',8-cyclase MoaA translates to MSSTPKNILQDNFGRDHAYLRISLIERCNLRCSYCMPEEGVPLSPKSHLMTYEEIYEIAKTFVKHGVSKIRLTGGEPLVRKDFPVVLEKLASLPVELSITSNAVIIDKFIEVLKTNNVKSLNISLDSLNRDKFKEITRRDNFEKVYNNILLLVKEGFKVKLNVVLMKDFNDNEVIDFINFTKTLPITVRFIEFMPFDGNKWDMSKMVSYSDIMNIVYDSFDETQVERLKDAPNDTSKNYRIKGYTGSFAIISSVTNPFCDSCNRLRLTANGQLKNCLFSATESDILGNLRAGNSIEPIIEKAVKAKFKVRGGMNTLEKLQEPERHNKNRSMITIGG
- a CDS encoding glycosyltransferase family protein; the protein is MRIAIITNYPIGKDALGNYAYHLIKRFRQNELISEIVLLTNKRFGKEGLFFTESGCKIQVKECWFLNSLTNVFSINRAIKETKPDAVLFDFKKSMFGDNKIANALGMLLPFVCKLKKIPNVVVWHEIYNEDTFKSITKFLVRQLNRFMQLADRVVVTKQSHEKLLNEKYSVKNIIFVSQNINIPEELKVSQLTKLNQITNFGDIIEYDVTEELSGKTEESIWINKVVDVCVNMFHELVEKKAYLYQKKVKKFIMETS
- a CDS encoding LytR/AlgR family response regulator transcription factor, which translates into the protein MNCIIIDDEETARAIISQLCSKTEDLTVLEEFPNAIQAMKYLNQNKVDLIFLDIHMPDFTGFDFIQTLKNPPKIILTTSDSKFAIDAFEYDCIVDYLVKPVLPVRFEKAVLKAKKTELKQDAAVESESKEQTASDNDLYVNIDRRLIKIDIPSIYLIEAKGDYINIKTQTKNYTVHSTLKKIEEKLPTDLFLKVHRSYIINVDEIVDIEDNSVLIKKDVVPVSRSNRPELMNRLNLL
- a CDS encoding Hpt domain-containing protein; amino-acid sequence: MEQPNMSYIQSMSGGDKAFEHKIINIIKRELPEEIATFQYNLKSEEYQKAADNVHKLKHKILILGLEKNYHTAVAFEDNLREGNANLHTEFEAILMNLTNYLKTL
- a CDS encoding PAS domain-containing sensor histidine kinase, encoding MRQDEIDILKQQLAEEKAARISAETELSEVKKRLDNTENGLRVGCESIIDAYLIMDLSGNILKMNESARNILDFNGDGIGYNLMSMVNQEDLEKVKTSFKQLLNEGIITNFELKIKTPLQQYKIVQINGNILYENGSPVAAQGIIREITKSKEAEEKLRESEDRLATVILNLDKGILLEDENRSIIVTNNKFCEFFKIPLQPEELVGVDCRNAAEEAKYLFKEPEAFVNRINTIIYNREVVTGEELEMVDGRVFERDYVPVFRNGELKGHLWTYKDFTVRRQYRETLDQERLKYRNVITKMNLGLVEVDLKDHIIVANENFLRMSGYSAEELIGSDAKNLFRFDQEFFEEKRGNRDQGLTDSYEIKMITKRGEERDWLVSVAPNFDSNGNMIGTIGIHLDITHVKSLEREKVDLLGALERSNNELQEYAHIVSHDLKSPLRSINALVSWIKDDNKGKLDAPTVQNLGLIETTLERMEQLISDVLAYSSVGFYENEKEPVNVQEVVQDLIEILFIPEHITVYILKPLPVVFGHKTKIQQLFQNLISNAIKFIDKEKGFIYISFEELDEAYQFSVQDNGMGIDKKFHEKIFKVFHALKKSHDSTGIGLSIVQKIVELHHGKIWLESKPNKGTTFFFTLKKGTNGTA